A window of Halostella salina contains these coding sequences:
- a CDS encoding LeuA family protein translates to MLSQGQFYIPERPPVQLPCLSATRSPWVRPPVQAGGIEFFQGTLDSTSEIDGARVFDTTLRDGEQSPRTSFSYEDKREIAAALDRMGTHVIEAGFPVNSDAEFEAVRDIANSTDTTVCGLARVVDKDIEAALDAGVEMVHVFASTSDVQIEDSMHATREQVVERSVDAVSRLQDAGVEVMFSPMDATRTSESFLVEVIEAVTEAGTDWINIPDTCGVATPRRFHDLIEMVCEHTTARVDVHTHDDFGMATANAVSGIEAGADQAQVSVNSIGERAGNAAYEEFVMAIESVYQVDTGIDTTGITALSRLVEEKSGVDVPGNKPVVGDNAFAHESGIHAAGVIENSDTFEPGVMTPEMVGAQRELVLGKHTGNHSVRERLQDAGFDPTEDQVRAVTRRVKDYGAEKQRVTMTDLKEFAKEEGVEREQEEVRA, encoded by the coding sequence ATGCTGTCACAGGGACAGTTTTATATACCGGAGAGACCCCCAGTCCAGTTACCATGCCTGAGCGCAACACGCAGTCCATGGGTTCGTCCTCCGGTACAAGCCGGGGGGATCGAGTTCTTCCAGGGCACGTTAGATTCCACTAGCGAGATAGACGGCGCACGAGTTTTCGACACGACGCTCCGCGACGGGGAGCAGTCGCCGCGCACGTCGTTCTCCTACGAGGACAAACGCGAGATAGCCGCGGCGCTCGACCGGATGGGAACCCACGTCATCGAGGCAGGGTTCCCCGTCAACTCCGACGCCGAGTTCGAGGCCGTGCGCGACATCGCTAACAGCACAGACACGACGGTGTGCGGGCTGGCCCGCGTCGTCGACAAGGACATCGAGGCAGCCCTCGACGCTGGCGTCGAGATGGTGCACGTGTTCGCGTCCACCAGCGACGTCCAGATCGAGGACTCGATGCACGCGACCCGCGAGCAGGTGGTGGAGCGGTCCGTCGACGCCGTCTCCCGCCTGCAGGACGCCGGCGTCGAGGTGATGTTCTCCCCGATGGACGCGACCCGGACGAGCGAGTCGTTCCTGGTCGAGGTCATCGAGGCCGTCACCGAGGCCGGCACCGACTGGATAAACATCCCGGACACCTGCGGCGTGGCGACGCCGCGGCGGTTCCACGACCTGATCGAAATGGTCTGTGAGCACACGACCGCCCGCGTCGACGTCCACACGCACGACGACTTCGGGATGGCGACGGCAAACGCCGTCTCCGGCATCGAGGCCGGGGCCGACCAGGCGCAGGTCAGCGTCAACTCCATCGGCGAGCGCGCCGGCAACGCCGCCTACGAGGAGTTCGTGATGGCCATCGAGAGCGTCTACCAGGTCGACACCGGCATCGACACGACCGGCATCACGGCGCTGTCGCGGCTGGTCGAGGAGAAGTCGGGCGTCGACGTGCCGGGCAACAAGCCCGTCGTCGGCGACAACGCCTTCGCCCACGAGAGCGGCATCCACGCCGCCGGCGTCATCGAGAACTCCGACACGTTCGAGCCGGGGGTCATGACCCCGGAGATGGTCGGCGCACAGCGCGAGCTGGTACTGGGCAAGCACACGGGTAACCACTCGGTACGGGAGCGCCTGCAGGACGCGGGCTTCGACCCGACCGAGGACCAGGTACGCGCCGTGACGCGCCGCGTCAAGGACTACGGCGCGGAGAAACAGCGCGTCACGATGACGGACCTGAAGGAGTTCGCCAAGGAGGAGGGCGTCGAGCGCGAGCAGGAGGAGGTCCGCGCCTGA